A genomic stretch from Kogia breviceps isolate mKogBre1 chromosome 1, mKogBre1 haplotype 1, whole genome shotgun sequence includes:
- the C1H1orf122 gene encoding uncharacterized protein C1orf122 homolog isoform X2 — protein sequence MLRQLGRRRPEPAGGGNVSAKPGAPSQTAVSARGGFPKDAGDGATEP from the exons ATGCTGCGGCAGCTGGGCCGCCGGCGCCCGGAGCCGGCTGGTGGCGGG AACGTCTCAGCCAAACCTGGAGCACCCTCCCAGACAGCTGTCTCTGCCAGAGGTGGCTTTCCAAAGGATGCTGGCGATGGAGCTACAGAGCCCTGA
- the C1H1orf122 gene encoding uncharacterized protein C1orf122 homolog isoform X1, translating to MEWGPGSDWSRGEAAGVDRGKAGLGLGGRPPPQPPWDERAQQLLDAVEQRQRQLLDTIAACEEMLRQLGRRRPEPAGGGNVSAKPGAPSQTAVSARGGFPKDAGDGATEP from the exons ATGGAATGGGGCCCGGGCTCAGACTGGTCACGGGG GGAGGCTGCCGGCGTGGACCGTGGGAAGGCGGGGCTGGGGCTCGGCGggaggccacccccgcagccgcCCTGGGATGAGCGCGCCCAGCAGCTGCTGGATGCGGTGGAGCAGCGGCAGCGGCAGCTCCTGGACACCATCGCCGCCTGCGAGGAGATGCTGCGGCAGCTGGGCCGCCGGCGCCCGGAGCCGGCTGGTGGCGGG AACGTCTCAGCCAAACCTGGAGCACCCTCCCAGACAGCTGTCTCTGCCAGAGGTGGCTTTCCAAAGGATGCTGGCGATGGAGCTACAGAGCCCTGA
- the YRDC gene encoding threonylcarbamoyl-AMP synthase isoform X2, giving the protein MSPARPCTGLRAAVAASMGLSEGPAGSARSGRLLRPPSPAPAAPGARLFRLPGSGAVRAANPERAGWTEALRAAVAELRAGAVVAVPTDTLYGLACSASCSEALGVVYRVKGRSETKPLAVCLGRVADVYRYCRVRVPEGLLNDLLPGPVTLVMERSEELNKDLNPFTPLVGIRIPDHAFMQDLAQVFGGPLALTSANLSSQASSLNVEEFQDLWPRLSLVIDGGPIGDGQSPECRLGSTVVDLSVPGEFGIIRPGWAGCWCQCSQAPRWE; this is encoded by the exons ATGTCTCCAGCGCGTCCGTGCACGGGGCTGAGGGCCGCGGTGGCTGCCAGTATGGGGTTGAGCGAGGGGCCGGCGGGCTCTGCCCGGAGCGGGCGCCTTCTCCGTCCGCCGAGCCCCGCTCCGGCGGCGCCGGGGGCCCGGCTGTTCCGGCTCCCGGGGAGCGGGGCCGTGCGGGCCGCAAACCCGGAGCGCGCCGGCTGGACCGAGGCGCTGCGGGCCGCCGTGGCCGAGCTGCGCGCCGGCGCCGTGGTGGCCGTCCCCACCGATACGCTGTACGGCCTGGCCTGCTCGGCGAGCTGCTCGGAGGCACTGGGCGTCGTGTACCGCGTCAAGGGCCGCAGCGAGACCAAGCCGCTGGCTGTGTGCCTGGGCCGCGTGGCCGACGTCTACAG GTACTGCCGTGTGAGAGTACCTGAGGGGCTCCTGAACGACCTGCTGCCAGGACCAGTGACCCTGGTGATGGAACGCTCGGAGGAGCTCAACAAGGACCTGAACCCCTTCACTCCT CTTGTAGGCATCCGGATTCCTGACCACGCCTTCATGCAGGACTTGGCCCAGGTGTTTGGGGGACCTCTTGCTCTCACCAGTGccaacctcagctcccaggccagcTCTCTGAATGTTGAG gAATTTCAGGACCTCTGGCCTCGCTTGTCCTTGGTCATTGATGGGGGACCAATTGGGGATGGCCAGAGCCCTGAGTGTCGACTAGGCTCAACTGTGGTTGACTTGTCTGTGCCTGGAGAGTTTGGCATCATTCGTCCGGGTTG GGCCGGATGCTGGTGTCAATGTAGCCAGGCCCCACGCTGGGAATGA
- the YRDC gene encoding threonylcarbamoyl-AMP synthase isoform X1 yields MSPARPCTGLRAAVAASMGLSEGPAGSARSGRLLRPPSPAPAAPGARLFRLPGSGAVRAANPERAGWTEALRAAVAELRAGAVVAVPTDTLYGLACSASCSEALGVVYRVKGRSETKPLAVCLGRVADVYRYCRVRVPEGLLNDLLPGPVTLVMERSEELNKDLNPFTPLVGIRIPDHAFMQDLAQVFGGPLALTSANLSSQASSLNVEEFQDLWPRLSLVIDGGPIGDGQSPECRLGSTVVDLSVPGEFGIIRPGCALESTSAILQKYGLLPLRGSCL; encoded by the exons ATGTCTCCAGCGCGTCCGTGCACGGGGCTGAGGGCCGCGGTGGCTGCCAGTATGGGGTTGAGCGAGGGGCCGGCGGGCTCTGCCCGGAGCGGGCGCCTTCTCCGTCCGCCGAGCCCCGCTCCGGCGGCGCCGGGGGCCCGGCTGTTCCGGCTCCCGGGGAGCGGGGCCGTGCGGGCCGCAAACCCGGAGCGCGCCGGCTGGACCGAGGCGCTGCGGGCCGCCGTGGCCGAGCTGCGCGCCGGCGCCGTGGTGGCCGTCCCCACCGATACGCTGTACGGCCTGGCCTGCTCGGCGAGCTGCTCGGAGGCACTGGGCGTCGTGTACCGCGTCAAGGGCCGCAGCGAGACCAAGCCGCTGGCTGTGTGCCTGGGCCGCGTGGCCGACGTCTACAG GTACTGCCGTGTGAGAGTACCTGAGGGGCTCCTGAACGACCTGCTGCCAGGACCAGTGACCCTGGTGATGGAACGCTCGGAGGAGCTCAACAAGGACCTGAACCCCTTCACTCCT CTTGTAGGCATCCGGATTCCTGACCACGCCTTCATGCAGGACTTGGCCCAGGTGTTTGGGGGACCTCTTGCTCTCACCAGTGccaacctcagctcccaggccagcTCTCTGAATGTTGAG gAATTTCAGGACCTCTGGCCTCGCTTGTCCTTGGTCATTGATGGGGGACCAATTGGGGATGGCCAGAGCCCTGAGTGTCGACTAGGCTCAACTGTGGTTGACTTGTCTGTGCCTGGAGAGTTTGGCATCATTCGTCCGGGTTG TGCCCTAGAAAGTACTTCGGCCATCCTGCAGAAGTATGGGCTGCTCCCCTTACGTGGATCCTGCTTGTGA